A single window of Salvia splendens isolate huo1 chromosome 6, SspV2, whole genome shotgun sequence DNA harbors:
- the LOC121808035 gene encoding uncharacterized protein LOC121808035 isoform X2 produces MGDHDPSEHVNLTSSMIALCIRSQIENDAEFRPSAIRTYIKDKFHVKISYKKAWYARRKAIELVYGGWEGSFRQLPSYLTELQTQNPGTIVEWLHDPVLSQGNTKVFRYVFWAFRPAIEAFQVAKPVLSVDGTHLRGRLKGKLLAAVGYDANKNCLPVAFAIVDYREKRCSCGKWQTWRMPCSHAVAVLRERSDDIFSHVDTRYHTDVWIHQYAAAFRPLRHQDYWYEPEWTLECSPARLLPRSRGRYNRSRIHNQMDEREEDAPRAPPRCRLCGKTGHNRRKCTLGRVV; encoded by the exons ATGGGAGATCACGATCCAAGTGAACATGTTAATCTTACATCATCCATGATTGCTCTCTGTATTCGAAGTCAAATTGAAAACGATGCTGAATTCAGGCCTTCTGCAATACGTACATATATCAAAGATAAATTTCACGTGAAAATCagctacaagaaagcatggtacgCTCGCCGAAAagctattgagcttgtatatggtGGGTGGGAGGGATCCTTCAGACAACTCCCCAGCTACCTGACTGAGTTGCAAACTCAAAATCCGGGGACAATCGTTGAGTGGTTGCATGACCCTGTATTGAGTCAAGGTAATACAAAGGTGTTCCGCTACGTATTTTGGGCATTTAGGccagcaatagaggcgttccaAGTAGCAAAGCCGGTCTTATCAGTTGATGGGACTCACCTGCGTGGAAGATTGAAAGGTAAATTACTTGCTGCAGTAGGTTACGATGCAAATAAGAACTGTTTGCCTGTTGCTTTTGcta TTGTGGATTACCGTGAAAAGAGATGCTCATGTGGAAAGTGGCAGACCTGGAGAATGCCTTGCTCTCACGCTGTTGCGGTGCTGAGAGAACGCAGTGATGACATCTTTAGTCATGTTGATACACGATACCACACAGATGTTTGGATTCACCAGTACGCAG CTGCGTTCCGTCCACtgagacaccaagattattggtatGAACCTGAATGGACACTGGAATGTTCACCAGCACGGCTACTGCCTCGTTCACGTGGGCGGTACAACAGAAGCAGGATACACAACCAAATGGATGAGCGCGAAGAAGATGCGCCAAGAGCTCCTCCTCGATGCCGCCTTTGTGGAAAGACCGGCCATAATAGAAGAAAGTGCACTTTAGGACGTGTTGTGTAG
- the LOC121808035 gene encoding uncharacterized protein LOC121808035 isoform X1 yields the protein MGDHDPSEHVNLTSSMIALCIRSQIENDAEFRPSAIRTYIKDKFHVKISYKKAWYARRKAIELVYGGWEGSFRQLPSYLTELQTQNPGTIVEWLHDPVLSQGNTKVFRYVFWAFRPAIEAFQVAKPVLSVDGTHLRGRLKGKLLAAVGYDANKNCLPVAFAIVDEETNKSWSWFLNLVRVHIIKHDQEVCIISDRHQGIINAMKVDVWKEAPVGYHRFCLIHVRSNVLQRHKGPGVKKWVWIMGEVIEERRYWTARRELEKVSPEALRYLETTIDRSQCTMAHDEFRRWGETSTNMAECYNNVLLSARELPIRAIIDITFWRTINWFVNRTTLAKQCQTPLTPWAWELFQKNDRRGRRHHVRTTSTARGTYDVLTYHRGPGRGHNIHVVDYREKRCSCGKWQTWRMPCSHAVAVLRERSDDIFSHVDTRYHTDVWIHQYAAAFRPLRHQDYWYEPEWTLECSPARLLPRSRGRYNRSRIHNQMDEREEDAPRAPPRCRLCGKTGHNRRKCTLGRVV from the exons ATGGGAGATCACGATCCAAGTGAACATGTTAATCTTACATCATCCATGATTGCTCTCTGTATTCGAAGTCAAATTGAAAACGATGCTGAATTCAGGCCTTCTGCAATACGTACATATATCAAAGATAAATTTCACGTGAAAATCagctacaagaaagcatggtacgCTCGCCGAAAagctattgagcttgtatatggtGGGTGGGAGGGATCCTTCAGACAACTCCCCAGCTACCTGACTGAGTTGCAAACTCAAAATCCGGGGACAATCGTTGAGTGGTTGCATGACCCTGTATTGAGTCAAGGTAATACAAAGGTGTTCCGCTACGTATTTTGGGCATTTAGGccagcaatagaggcgttccaAGTAGCAAAGCCGGTCTTATCAGTTGATGGGACTCACCTGCGTGGAAGATTGAAAGGTAAATTACTTGCTGCAGTAGGTTACGATGCAAATAAGAACTGTTTGCCTGTTGCTTTTGctattgttgatgaagaaacaaACAAGAGTTGGAGTTGGTTTTTGAATCTTGTGAGAGTGCATATTATAAAGCATGACCAGGAAGTGTGCATAATAAGTGACAGACATCAAGGCATTATAAATGCCATGAAGGTTGATGTGTGGAAAGAGGCACCAGTTGGTTATCATCGATTCTGTTTAATTCACGTTAGATCGAATGTGTTACAAAGACACAAAGGCCCCGGAGTGAAGAAATGGGTATGGATAATGGGTGAAGTAATTGAGGAGCGGAGATATTGGACTGCAAGGCGTGAATTAGAAAAGGTGAGTCCAGAAGCTCTGAGGTACCTCGAAACCACCATAGATAGATCGCAGTGCACTATGGCACACGATGAATTTCGTCGATGGGGTGAGACATCTACTAACATGGCCGAGTGTTATAATAATGTGTTGTTATCTGCGAGGGAACTCCCAATTAGAGCTATCATTGATATTACATTCTGGCGGACCATCAATTGGTTTGTTAACCGAACGACTCTAGCCAAACAATGTCAGACGCCTTTGACACCGTGGGCTTGGGAGTTATTTCAGAAGAATGACCGCCGAGGGAGACGTCATCATGTTAGGACTACAAGCACAGCACGTGGAACTTATGATGTGCTAACCTATCACAGAGGTCCGGGTAGAGGCCATAATATACATGTTGTGGATTACCGTGAAAAGAGATGCTCATGTGGAAAGTGGCAGACCTGGAGAATGCCTTGCTCTCACGCTGTTGCGGTGCTGAGAGAACGCAGTGATGACATCTTTAGTCATGTTGATACACGATACCACACAGATGTTTGGATTCACCAGTACGCAG CTGCGTTCCGTCCACtgagacaccaagattattggtatGAACCTGAATGGACACTGGAATGTTCACCAGCACGGCTACTGCCTCGTTCACGTGGGCGGTACAACAGAAGCAGGATACACAACCAAATGGATGAGCGCGAAGAAGATGCGCCAAGAGCTCCTCCTCGATGCCGCCTTTGTGGAAAGACCGGCCATAATAGAAGAAAGTGCACTTTAGGACGTGTTGTGTAG